A single genomic interval of Parvularcula marina harbors:
- the pdhA gene encoding pyruvate dehydrogenase (acetyl-transferring) E1 component subunit alpha produces MADKSTNLSATKDELLEYYRMMLLIRRFEEKAGQLYGMGHIGGFCHLYIGQEAVVTGLEALRKEGDQVITGYRDHGHMLACGMDPKGVMAELTGREGGYSKGKGGSMHMFSAEKKFYGGHGIVGAQVPLGTGLGFANKYRGNDNVSFTYFGDGASNQGQVFEAMNMAQLWKLPVVFVIENNQYAMGTSTKRASADTHFYRRGASFGIPGKEVDGMDVVAVREEAREAVEHARNGEGPFVLEMKTYRYRGHSMSDPAKYRTREEVDEVRSQSDPIERCKARIFDGKHASEDDLKAIDKDIKAIVKEAADFSLESPEPDPSELYTDVLTGAFAAAQ; encoded by the coding sequence ATGGCTGATAAATCGACGAACCTTTCCGCCACCAAGGACGAGCTGCTCGAATACTACCGGATGATGCTACTCATCCGCCGTTTCGAGGAAAAAGCCGGCCAGCTTTACGGCATGGGTCACATTGGCGGGTTCTGCCACCTCTATATCGGCCAGGAAGCGGTCGTGACGGGCCTTGAGGCGCTCCGCAAGGAAGGCGACCAGGTCATCACCGGCTATCGCGATCACGGCCATATGCTTGCCTGCGGCATGGACCCCAAAGGCGTCATGGCCGAGCTGACAGGCCGTGAGGGCGGCTATTCGAAGGGCAAGGGCGGCTCGATGCACATGTTCTCCGCCGAGAAGAAATTCTATGGCGGACACGGCATTGTTGGCGCTCAGGTGCCGCTCGGTACGGGACTTGGCTTTGCCAATAAATATCGCGGCAATGACAATGTCAGCTTCACTTATTTCGGTGACGGCGCCTCGAACCAGGGTCAGGTCTTCGAGGCAATGAACATGGCACAGCTCTGGAAGCTGCCAGTCGTCTTCGTCATCGAGAACAATCAGTATGCGATGGGCACTTCGACCAAGCGCGCCTCAGCCGACACGCATTTCTATCGCCGCGGCGCCAGCTTTGGCATTCCGGGCAAGGAAGTTGACGGCATGGATGTCGTCGCGGTCCGAGAGGAAGCGCGCGAAGCTGTTGAGCATGCACGCAATGGGGAAGGCCCCTTCGTCCTCGAGATGAAGACCTACCGCTATCGCGGCCACTCCATGTCGGACCCGGCAAAATATCGGACCCGTGAAGAGGTCGACGAAGTTCGCTCACAATCAGATCCGATCGAACGCTGCAAGGCGCGGATCTTTGACGGCAAGCATGCGTCCGAAGACGACCTCAAGGCGATCGACAAGGACATCAAGGCGATCGTCAAGGAAGCGGCCGACTTCTCGTTGGAAAGCCCTGAGCCCGATCCGAGTGAGCTTTACACGGACGTTCTGACCGGCGCGTTCGCCGCGGCTCAATAA
- a CDS encoding RDD family protein, with translation MGREDTAPRLSRVLGTLAVDYVIVWLWLGGLAAINFFLGRMEAGPVSGLEAKFAGHATAFLFGTLPVVSYFALLEGSKSGQTLGKRWMRLKVVAAKDESRAGYLRAWGRNILRFLPWEAAHIAIWYVPGRPFIDPMPWLNLAICIGAMLLSLVYLASMWRSDGRTLYDRISGTKVIRAQR, from the coding sequence ATGGGCAGGGAGGACACAGCACCGCGGTTGAGCCGGGTGCTGGGCACCTTGGCCGTCGACTATGTCATTGTCTGGCTGTGGCTTGGCGGTTTGGCCGCCATCAATTTCTTCCTTGGCCGGATGGAGGCGGGGCCTGTCTCAGGGCTCGAGGCAAAATTTGCAGGCCATGCGACGGCGTTTCTTTTCGGTACCTTGCCAGTGGTCTCATATTTTGCGCTGCTGGAGGGCTCAAAGAGCGGCCAGACCCTCGGCAAGCGCTGGATGCGCCTCAAGGTCGTTGCCGCAAAGGACGAGAGCCGGGCAGGGTATCTTCGCGCATGGGGCCGGAACATTCTGCGCTTTCTGCCATGGGAGGCAGCGCATATCGCGATCTGGTACGTGCCCGGACGTCCTTTTATTGATCCCATGCCTTGGCTCAATCTTGCCATCTGCATTGGTGCGATGCTGCTCAGCCTTGTCTATCTGGCGTCAATGTGGAGATCAGACGGCAGGACACTCTATGACCGCATTTCGGGCACGAAGGTCATTCGCGCACAGCGCTAG
- a CDS encoding M23 family metallopeptidase encodes MLNEISLLAATVLMPLLFGVWLATGQYRALFSVTGRISDILCVAAIAAILVFSLLFVPWVSGSYWLRPLAALLLLVGIGRWVMGGFPTIVGDWTWLTRLGQGLLIVIGGAFGAISLFALKGMIPPPATVDLHFPLKDRTFVIGQGGRSIVVNAHAASEAQQYAVDIVAMNILGRNKSGIGPVSNDKYAIWGAEVVAPCEGRIAWSRDGLPDAVGPQSDPDTPAGNAVAIECGAITVFLAHLMMDSLEVETGDMVKPGDPIGLVGNSGNTSEPHLHIHAENGEFDGELSDNQGIAIVFDGDFPVRNDLFLN; translated from the coding sequence ATGTTGAACGAAATATCGCTGCTGGCCGCGACGGTCCTGATGCCGCTCCTCTTCGGGGTGTGGCTGGCAACGGGGCAGTACCGGGCGCTGTTCTCGGTCACGGGCCGGATCTCGGACATTCTCTGCGTCGCGGCTATTGCCGCCATCCTCGTTTTCTCGCTTCTCTTCGTGCCGTGGGTTTCAGGCAGCTACTGGCTGCGCCCGCTCGCTGCACTCCTTCTTCTTGTCGGGATCGGCCGATGGGTCATGGGCGGGTTTCCGACGATTGTCGGGGACTGGACCTGGCTGACCCGACTCGGTCAGGGCCTCCTGATCGTCATCGGTGGTGCCTTCGGGGCGATCAGCCTGTTTGCGCTCAAGGGCATGATCCCGCCGCCCGCGACGGTCGATCTGCACTTCCCGCTCAAAGACCGGACCTTCGTGATCGGTCAGGGCGGCCGCTCCATCGTCGTCAATGCCCATGCCGCCAGCGAAGCCCAGCAATATGCTGTCGACATCGTCGCCATGAACATCCTTGGCCGGAACAAATCCGGCATCGGTCCAGTCAGCAATGACAAATATGCAATCTGGGGCGCGGAAGTCGTGGCGCCCTGCGAAGGCCGGATTGCCTGGTCACGCGATGGCCTGCCTGATGCGGTCGGCCCTCAATCTGATCCCGACACCCCTGCCGGCAATGCCGTCGCGATTGAATGCGGCGCGATCACTGTCTTCCTTGCGCATCTGATGATGGACAGCCTTGAGGTGGAGACCGGCGACATGGTCAAGCCGGGCGATCCCATCGGTCTCGTCGGCAATTCGGGCAACACCTCCGAGCCGCATCTTCATATCCATGCCGAGAATGGCGAGTTCGATGGCGAGCTCTCGGATAATCAGGGCATCGCCATCGTGTTTGACGGCGATTTCCCGGTACGGAATGATCTGTTCCTGAACTAG
- a CDS encoding glycoside hydrolase family 5 protein encodes MVFWSEKPREGGNSFNETPPDHEYFQALANYGGEWVRLSYSKWDGQERDFLMGSADGYEQLVEDDLAILIKTLDLADQAGIKVVLTPLGLPGSRWTQNNDGKIDDRIYQDKAYWEQSAAFWQDLVIAIDGHPAIVAYNLVNEPTPERPAGLESSMTEEQIAEWHEVQRGTARDLFALTSYLVAAIREVDEATPIMVDGGFYGSANGFNHWPSGIDDDRVLYDFHMYEPWAATSNSNLKRDKPLVYPGTMEISGRTEHWDPDRIKAIIQQPLDWAEEHNIPANRIVMGEFGCMRRLEWCPDYLEDVLTAAEKLGYHWAFYSFREYSWDGMDYELGGEKVRWTFWDSPEAQKAYPRGPTPQFEPIQKRLQQNLDGQ; translated from the coding sequence ATGGTATTTTGGAGCGAAAAGCCAAGAGAAGGCGGCAATTCCTTCAACGAAACGCCGCCCGATCACGAATATTTTCAAGCGCTGGCTAATTATGGCGGCGAATGGGTTCGCCTGAGTTACAGCAAATGGGATGGTCAGGAACGCGATTTCCTGATGGGGAGTGCTGACGGCTACGAACAGCTGGTTGAAGATGATCTGGCGATCCTCATCAAGACACTCGATCTTGCCGACCAAGCGGGCATCAAGGTTGTCTTGACGCCGCTAGGCCTTCCCGGTTCCCGATGGACACAGAATAATGATGGCAAGATCGATGACCGGATTTATCAGGATAAGGCCTATTGGGAACAGTCCGCGGCTTTTTGGCAGGATCTGGTGATTGCGATTGATGGCCACCCGGCAATTGTCGCCTACAACCTCGTCAATGAGCCCACGCCAGAGCGTCCAGCCGGCCTCGAGTCCAGCATGACCGAAGAGCAAATCGCTGAATGGCATGAGGTTCAACGCGGAACGGCGCGTGATCTTTTCGCCCTTACCAGCTATCTGGTTGCGGCGATCCGTGAGGTCGATGAGGCAACACCGATCATGGTCGATGGCGGATTTTACGGCTCGGCTAACGGGTTTAATCACTGGCCATCAGGTATTGATGATGACCGGGTCCTATATGATTTTCATATGTATGAACCCTGGGCCGCGACCAGCAATTCGAATCTGAAGCGTGATAAACCGCTAGTTTATCCGGGCACGATGGAAATATCAGGTCGCACGGAACATTGGGATCCTGATCGGATCAAGGCGATCATCCAACAACCGTTGGATTGGGCCGAAGAGCACAATATACCTGCGAACCGGATCGTTATGGGCGAATTTGGTTGCATGCGCAGGCTCGAATGGTGCCCTGACTATCTCGAAGACGTTCTAACCGCCGCCGAAAAACTAGGCTATCACTGGGCCTTCTACTCTTTCCGGGAATATTCTTGGGACGGGATGGATTATGAGCTTGGCGGCGAAAAAGTGCGCTGGACATTCTGGGATTCACCGGAGGCTCAAAAGGCGTATCCGCGCGGGCCCACGCCCCAATTCGAGCCAATTCAAAAACGCCTCCAGCAAAATCTCGACGGGCAGTAG
- the fumC gene encoding class II fumarate hydratase: protein MTETRTETDSFGPLEVPADKYFGAQSARSLINFNIGTETMPTPLIRALGIVKRSAARANMALDNLDEKLGDAIVDAASEVAEGKLNDHFPLSVWQTGSGTQSNMNTNEVVANRAIEILGGEIGSKDPVHPNDHVNRSQSSNDTFPTAMHIAAAEEMMHRLVPALGQLRNALNDKAEAFKDIIKIGRTHLQDATPLTLGQEFSGYVAMVENGIARVEAVMPRLYALAQGGTAVGTGINAKPGFAEKFAEEVSTYTKLPFVTAPNKFEALATHDGMVEAHGALNEVAVSLFKIANDIRLLGSGPRSGLGEISLPENEPGSSIMPGKVNPTQCEAMTMVCAQVMGNNATVSFAGSQGHFELNVFKPVIALNVLQSIRLIADCSVSFTEKCVVGIEANEGRIKELMERSLMLVTALAPTIGYDNATKIAKVAHKNGTTLREEAVNLGFVTEEDYDDIVRPERMIAPK, encoded by the coding sequence ATGACCGAAACCCGTACCGAAACCGACAGCTTCGGCCCGCTAGAGGTTCCTGCCGACAAATATTTCGGCGCGCAGTCCGCGCGCTCGCTGATCAACTTCAATATCGGCACCGAGACGATGCCCACACCGCTGATCCGCGCACTGGGGATCGTCAAGCGCTCGGCGGCACGGGCCAATATGGCGCTCGACAATCTCGACGAAAAACTCGGCGATGCCATTGTCGATGCCGCCTCGGAAGTCGCCGAAGGCAAGCTGAACGACCATTTCCCGCTGTCCGTCTGGCAGACGGGCTCAGGCACGCAATCGAACATGAATACCAATGAGGTGGTCGCGAACCGCGCGATCGAGATCCTCGGCGGTGAGATCGGCTCGAAGGATCCGGTCCACCCGAATGACCATGTGAACCGCTCACAAAGCTCGAACGATACTTTCCCGACCGCCATGCATATCGCGGCGGCCGAGGAGATGATGCACCGGCTAGTCCCGGCGCTGGGCCAGCTTCGCAACGCGCTCAATGACAAGGCGGAAGCCTTCAAGGACATCATCAAGATCGGACGCACCCATTTGCAGGACGCAACGCCGTTGACACTGGGGCAGGAGTTCTCCGGCTACGTGGCAATGGTCGAGAACGGGATTGCCCGCGTCGAGGCCGTCATGCCGCGGCTTTATGCGCTGGCGCAGGGCGGCACGGCCGTCGGTACGGGGATCAATGCAAAACCGGGCTTTGCCGAGAAATTCGCTGAAGAAGTCTCCACCTACACCAAGCTGCCTTTTGTGACGGCACCCAACAAGTTCGAGGCGCTGGCTACCCATGACGGCATGGTCGAGGCGCATGGCGCGCTCAACGAAGTCGCGGTCAGCCTCTTCAAGATCGCCAATGACATCCGCCTCCTTGGCTCCGGCCCCCGCTCAGGGCTTGGCGAAATCTCCCTGCCCGAAAATGAGCCGGGCTCATCGATTATGCCGGGCAAGGTCAACCCGACCCAGTGCGAAGCCATGACCATGGTCTGCGCGCAGGTCATGGGGAACAACGCCACCGTCAGCTTTGCCGGCAGTCAGGGGCATTTCGAGCTCAACGTCTTCAAGCCGGTGATCGCGCTTAACGTCCTTCAGTCGATCCGTCTGATTGCGGATTGTTCGGTCAGCTTCACCGAGAAATGCGTTGTCGGCATCGAGGCCAATGAAGGCCGGATCAAGGAGCTGATGGAACGCTCGCTAATGCTGGTGACGGCGCTCGCCCCCACGATCGGCTATGACAACGCGACCAAGATCGCCAAGGTCGCGCACAAGAACGGCACGACCTTGCGCGAGGAAGCGGTCAATCTCGGCTTCGTCACCGAAGAAGATTATGACGATATCGTCCGGCCCGAACGGATGATCGCCCCGAAATAG
- a CDS encoding RusA family crossover junction endodeoxyribonuclease encodes MGSGRGHVRLITQGDEVLILIDGATTQTRTLKKFVSAFMKENAASIRPWFGPFEVRIWTSVMADKRGHHDVDNVAKAVLDSLSGYIWRDDRQVVRLVSERFTGSANRIAVRVTPLEDQLPEVPLDNSLFSA; translated from the coding sequence ATGGGCTCGGGCCGTGGACATGTCAGGCTGATCACGCAAGGCGATGAGGTCCTGATCCTGATCGACGGCGCGACGACCCAGACACGTACGCTGAAGAAATTCGTCTCAGCCTTCATGAAAGAGAACGCGGCTTCGATCCGTCCATGGTTCGGGCCGTTCGAGGTGCGCATCTGGACGAGCGTGATGGCTGACAAGCGCGGCCATCACGATGTCGACAATGTCGCAAAAGCCGTGCTCGATTCGCTGTCGGGCTATATCTGGCGCGATGACAGGCAGGTCGTGCGGCTGGTCTCCGAACGCTTCACGGGCTCGGCGAACAGGATTGCCGTTCGGGTGACCCCGCTAGAGGACCAGCTCCCGGAAGTTCCGCTCGATAACAGCCTGTTCTCAGCGTGA
- a CDS encoding cation diffusion facilitator family transporter, producing MTGNAKADRAKWARIATLWSVATAFILATAKAVAWQQSGSVAILGSLADSFLDLLASGIAFIGVRMAAQPADANHRFGHDKAEAISSLVQLVLITGSAVFVLVESIQRLMNPQPLLNTDFALGIMLLSLALTVVLVSVQTYAVRKSGSMATESDRAHYVGDFIGNAGTLFAVILVSQFGLLWADGFAGLIAAGFLFWSVWEISRRALPQLMDEELSDDERYRIERLVLEDEEVFGLHALRTRKAGSTPYIQFHLELDPEISLRHAHEIAARVDKRLREEFPGADLIIHQDLSGMTESHDAFGQFETVIEEEEPA from the coding sequence ATGACGGGGAATGCCAAAGCTGACCGCGCCAAATGGGCCCGCATCGCCACACTGTGGTCGGTGGCAACGGCGTTCATCCTCGCCACGGCCAAGGCGGTCGCCTGGCAGCAATCAGGCTCCGTCGCCATTCTAGGTTCCTTGGCAGACAGCTTTCTTGATCTTCTTGCCAGCGGTATCGCCTTTATTGGCGTCCGCATGGCGGCACAGCCGGCCGATGCGAACCACCGGTTCGGACATGACAAGGCAGAGGCGATCTCGAGCCTCGTTCAGCTCGTTCTGATCACCGGCTCGGCGGTCTTTGTGCTGGTTGAATCAATCCAGCGGCTGATGAACCCGCAACCGCTGCTCAACACGGATTTTGCCCTCGGCATCATGCTATTGTCGTTGGCGCTGACGGTCGTTCTCGTCAGTGTCCAGACCTATGCGGTGCGCAAATCGGGCTCGATGGCGACCGAAAGCGACCGGGCACACTATGTCGGCGATTTCATCGGCAATGCGGGGACGCTCTTTGCTGTGATCCTCGTCTCGCAATTCGGACTCTTATGGGCGGACGGTTTCGCGGGTCTGATCGCTGCCGGCTTCCTTTTCTGGTCGGTCTGGGAGATCAGCCGGCGGGCGCTGCCCCAGCTGATGGATGAAGAGCTTTCCGATGACGAACGCTACCGGATCGAGCGGTTGGTGCTGGAGGATGAGGAAGTCTTCGGACTCCATGCGCTCCGGACACGCAAAGCGGGGTCTACGCCCTATATCCAGTTCCATCTCGAACTCGATCCTGAGATTTCGCTGCGGCACGCCCATGAGATTGCGGCCCGTGTCGACAAACGGCTGCGGGAAGAATTCCCCGGTGCTGACCTCATCATCCATCAGGATCTGTCCGGCATGACCGAAAGCCATGACGCCTTCGGCCAGTTCGAAACAGTGATCGAGGAAGAAGAGCCCGCCTGA
- a CDS encoding tyrosine recombinase XerC, protein MRPTSDPAQYRHLSKAFLRYIAAEKRYSPNTVRNYGQTLERFDSFAMAHRGHAPTLADLDGWKTADFRAFLASRRRDGVGAQTIKLDLSALRSFFKFLSRETGLKTAALAALRSPKAPKKLPRPIPMQAATALSSAADPEDDWQAHRNHALFALLYGAGLRISEALSLDWGDLPKPGQPLRILGKGGKTREVPLLDIVRERIATYREALEDSTSAAGGGYFTGNAPLFLGARGKRLSPAVAQRALRLERAALGLDDSATPHALRHAFATHLLSAGADLRAIQELLGHSSLTSTQRYTEVDAGRLLAAHSAAHPRARG, encoded by the coding sequence ATGCGCCCCACTTCCGATCCCGCCCAGTATCGCCACCTCTCAAAGGCCTTCCTGCGCTATATCGCCGCCGAGAAGCGCTATAGTCCGAATACGGTGCGTAATTATGGCCAGACGCTCGAACGGTTTGACAGCTTCGCCATGGCCCATCGCGGGCACGCGCCAACACTGGCTGATCTCGATGGGTGGAAGACGGCAGACTTCCGCGCCTTTCTGGCCAGCCGCCGCCGCGACGGTGTCGGCGCCCAGACGATCAAGCTCGACCTTTCGGCGCTGCGCAGCTTTTTCAAATTCCTCTCTCGCGAGACTGGGCTGAAGACGGCGGCCCTTGCGGCCTTGCGCAGCCCCAAGGCGCCCAAAAAACTGCCGCGCCCGATCCCGATGCAGGCCGCCACTGCGCTGAGTAGCGCCGCCGATCCCGAAGATGATTGGCAAGCCCACCGCAATCACGCGCTTTTCGCGCTCCTATACGGCGCAGGGCTGCGGATCAGCGAAGCCCTGTCGCTAGACTGGGGTGATCTGCCCAAACCCGGCCAGCCGCTGCGCATTCTCGGTAAGGGCGGGAAAACCCGCGAAGTCCCACTCCTCGATATCGTCCGGGAACGGATCGCTACATACCGCGAAGCGCTTGAAGATAGCACGAGTGCAGCAGGCGGCGGATATTTTACCGGCAACGCCCCGCTCTTCCTCGGCGCGAGAGGCAAAAGGCTGTCCCCGGCAGTTGCCCAGCGTGCGCTCCGGCTCGAACGCGCGGCCCTCGGTCTTGATGACAGCGCGACACCTCATGCCTTGCGGCACGCTTTCGCCACGCATCTTTTGAGTGCCGGGGCAGACCTTCGCGCGATCCAGGAGCTGCTCGGGCATTCCTCGCTCACCTCAACCCAGCGCTATACGGAGGTTGATGCCGGCCGGCTGCTGGCCGCGCATTCCGCCGCCCATCCCCGCGCAAGAGGATAG
- a CDS encoding DUF4159 domain-containing protein → MAGLSFSAPLLLGALITLPFIWWLLRAMPPAPIRTRFGGMMFLEGLENRKETPSKTPWWLLLIRLAAIALLILGLAGPVHGARKDLDGDGPLLLIVDNSWPAAPRWRERQDVLRALAASPGASGRAVRILTTAGEPALSDPMTLRQAAEEFSGMTPEAALPDRDLLLDLIEEEAVALNDVAWVTDGVIGRRGADREFLRRLDETGSLTVIRPAGQVTMAIRSLHSLPDGLRVEVERIGSNVDGGTVLASSADGRPLGEAPFTFENEEDVAEVRLTLPLTLRNEVGKLTIIGLRSAGATWLVDPRARRVRAGVVSDGSSGLLEGGYYIEQALADTAVINRGALGDLITEDTSLIILDDIGVIRGPVEDALLVWVRAGGTLVRFAGPNTSNAEEATGPLRSQSFPVALRGGARAFGGALSWTEPQTVAAFPEGSPFADMSLREPVRIRRQVLTRASTEPGYEVWAALEDGTPLITARPEGDGRLILFHVTSTPTWSDLPVSGVFPSLLGRIAQTAADVPSIAPTDALAPWRLLDGFGGLRDPGSRAVPASPEEMLEGLAAPGLYGTANSAFAVNTYGENAPTLDPLGISLMPSHAAIRGLDTGAVREFGPMLITFAMILMALDAISLFFRNRMVKAVTAAALVFAVAMPMAPSAKAQTADLRPEIDTQSLAAALSVRFAYVETGDADIDRVVRSGLTGLTREATRRSALEPAPPVGVDIEREDLSVYPLLYWVIRENTPPPSDGALSQLETFMAEGGLLIIDTMDGERQTDAALTPQGERLRRILLRMNIPPLEPLPADHILKKSFYRLDDLHGRNSGGPVWVEASSALRDSTDGVPSLIIGGREWAAAWATDELGRPLRSAGQGGELRREYAYRTGINMAMVALTGNYKEDQVHVQDLLDSLGEAP, encoded by the coding sequence ATGGCAGGGCTTAGCTTCTCCGCGCCCCTGCTGCTTGGCGCCCTCATCACCCTGCCCTTTATCTGGTGGCTGTTGCGCGCGATGCCGCCCGCCCCGATCCGTACACGGTTCGGCGGGATGATGTTCCTTGAGGGGCTGGAGAACCGCAAGGAAACCCCGTCCAAAACGCCTTGGTGGCTGCTCCTGATCCGTCTTGCCGCTATTGCGCTGCTCATTCTTGGCCTTGCCGGTCCCGTGCATGGCGCAAGGAAGGATCTTGATGGCGACGGCCCGCTTCTCCTCATCGTCGATAATAGCTGGCCTGCCGCCCCCAGATGGCGCGAGCGGCAGGATGTCCTGCGGGCTCTTGCCGCCAGCCCCGGCGCTTCGGGCCGGGCTGTCCGCATTCTGACAACAGCGGGGGAGCCAGCGCTCAGCGATCCCATGACATTGCGTCAGGCCGCGGAGGAATTCTCCGGCATGACGCCCGAAGCAGCCCTACCCGACCGTGACCTCTTGCTTGATCTCATCGAAGAAGAAGCCGTCGCGCTCAATGATGTCGCCTGGGTCACTGATGGTGTGATCGGACGACGCGGGGCCGACCGGGAATTCCTGCGGCGGCTAGATGAGACGGGCAGCCTGACCGTCATCCGTCCAGCGGGGCAAGTGACGATGGCGATCCGCTCGCTTCATTCCCTGCCGGATGGGTTGCGGGTCGAGGTCGAGCGTATCGGCAGTAATGTTGATGGCGGCACGGTCCTCGCCTCTTCCGCCGATGGCCGCCCACTTGGCGAAGCGCCATTCACTTTCGAGAACGAAGAAGATGTCGCCGAGGTCCGGCTGACCCTGCCGCTCACCCTGCGCAATGAAGTCGGCAAGCTGACGATTATCGGCCTGCGCAGCGCGGGCGCCACATGGCTCGTTGATCCGCGAGCTCGCCGGGTGCGAGCCGGGGTCGTCTCGGACGGCTCAAGCGGGCTTCTTGAAGGCGGTTATTATATCGAGCAGGCGCTAGCCGACACCGCCGTCATCAATAGAGGCGCGCTCGGTGACCTGATCACCGAAGACACAAGCCTGATCATCCTTGATGATATCGGCGTCATCCGGGGTCCAGTCGAAGACGCCCTACTCGTCTGGGTCCGCGCGGGCGGCACGCTGGTCCGCTTTGCCGGGCCGAATACATCGAATGCGGAGGAAGCGACTGGTCCCTTGCGCTCACAGAGCTTCCCCGTCGCCCTTCGCGGCGGCGCACGTGCCTTTGGCGGCGCCTTGAGCTGGACCGAGCCGCAGACCGTTGCCGCCTTCCCCGAAGGCAGCCCTTTTGCTGATATGAGCCTGCGCGAGCCGGTCAGGATCCGGCGTCAGGTTCTGACGCGGGCCAGCACCGAGCCCGGCTATGAAGTCTGGGCGGCGCTCGAGGACGGCACACCCCTGATCACTGCGCGTCCCGAAGGCGACGGACGGTTGATCCTGTTTCACGTGACCTCAACCCCGACATGGTCGGACCTGCCGGTCTCAGGTGTCTTCCCGTCGCTCCTTGGACGGATCGCCCAGACCGCAGCCGATGTCCCTTCCATTGCCCCGACCGATGCCCTCGCCCCATGGCGCCTGCTCGACGGGTTCGGTGGCTTGCGGGATCCCGGCAGCCGGGCGGTCCCGGCCAGCCCCGAAGAAATGCTCGAAGGGCTTGCCGCCCCAGGGCTATACGGCACGGCCAATTCTGCCTTTGCGGTCAATACCTATGGCGAGAATGCCCCGACGCTTGACCCCTTGGGCATCAGCCTGATGCCCAGCCATGCCGCGATCCGCGGGCTCGATACCGGCGCGGTCCGGGAGTTCGGCCCGATGCTCATTACCTTCGCGATGATCCTGATGGCGCTTGATGCGATCAGCCTTTTCTTCCGCAATCGGATGGTCAAGGCCGTGACCGCTGCGGCGCTCGTCTTTGCCGTCGCCATGCCGATGGCGCCGTCTGCGAAAGCCCAGACAGCTGATCTGCGCCCGGAAATCGACACCCAGTCGCTGGCCGCCGCCCTGTCGGTACGCTTTGCCTATGTCGAGACAGGCGACGCCGATATTGACCGCGTGGTGCGCTCAGGCCTGACCGGGCTCACCCGTGAAGCCACAAGGCGCTCCGCCCTTGAACCTGCGCCCCCGGTTGGGGTCGATATCGAGCGCGAGGATCTGTCCGTCTACCCGCTTCTTTACTGGGTCATCCGCGAGAACACGCCGCCACCGTCGGACGGCGCGCTCTCCCAGCTGGAAACCTTCATGGCCGAAGGCGGGCTTCTGATCATCGACACGATGGATGGCGAGCGCCAGACCGATGCAGCGCTGACCCCGCAAGGAGAACGTCTGCGCCGCATCCTTCTCCGGATGAACATCCCGCCGCTGGAGCCCCTGCCAGCGGATCACATCCTGAAGAAATCCTTCTACCGGCTTGATGACCTGCACGGAAGAAACAGCGGCGGGCCGGTCTGGGTCGAGGCGTCTTCTGCCTTGCGCGACAGCACCGATGGCGTCCCCTCCCTGATCATTGGCGGCCGCGAATGGGCCGCCGCATGGGCAACCGATGAGCTTGGCCGTCCGCTGCGCTCGGCGGGACAAGGCGGTGAGCTGCGCCGCGAATATGCCTATCGCACCGGCATCAACATGGCGATGGTCGCGCTGACCGGGAACTACAAGGAAGATCAGGTCCACGTGCAGGATCTTCTCGACAGTCTGGGAGAAGCGCCGTGA